The Thermodesulfovibrionales bacterium genomic sequence TTTAGAGCCTGACCAACTGCCCTCTGTGAAGAGGGCCTGCCAATCTCTCTGGCAAGCCATCCATAAGTCCTTGTCTCTCCAAAGGGTATAGAGCGAATGGCCTTCCATACCTTTATCTCGAAAGGAGAAAAATATATATTAGCATCATCAAGGTCCAGAACTGTTTTCAGTTCAAAGTAAAATCTTTTACCATCAAAATATTCTTGAAACTGTGAAAGGATTCTTTGCGGGATTTTCTTTCTTTTTATCACTGATATTAAGCCTCTGAAATAACATGGGAATCTTTTCTCTACAGGTTCGTCAGAAAGAATTGTTGTTATACCATAAAACACATCTTTATCAAAAAGAATGTAAAAAACTCCAAGAGAGGTCTCTATCTGGTCAAAGAAAAGCACCTTCCCTTCATTCGTCATCTCTTGCGTGCTTCATACCATCATGGCAGAGGAATTATAAACCTCCACCCGGTCACCACCATGCCTGATTGCTTCTTTAAGGGCCTTTTCAGCACACCAGAGAAGCTCTTCAGCTGACTGAGTTTCAAGTGTTGCAAGACCAACACTTACAGTAATCTTTCCCTTTGGAAGGGTCTCTGCATAAAGGAAAGGATGATTCTTTATAATGGCACTGAATCTGTTTCCAAGTGCCCTGGCTGCTTCAAAGGATGTATTGGCGAGGATTATGGCAAAGGCATCTCCGCCATATCTTACAACTACATCTGAACCCCTTGTATTCTTCTTGAGAAGTTCTGCAATCTTTTTGAGCACTATATTCCCGTAAAATTCACCTCTCTCCCTGACATATCTGCCAAAGAAATCTATATCAAGAAGAAGGAGATTCAATGGTAATTTATACCTGTGTGCCCTCTCCACCTCCTGTGCAAGCCTCAGAACAAGATATCTGTGATTGAAAAGACCTGTTAGTTCATCAACAAGACCGGCCTTTCTCGGATAGAGCATCTCCAGTTCCTGAATGTAGGAGATTAAATCCTTGGGTTCAAAGGTATGTTTTTTTATGATTCTCTCAATCTTACCAACAAGTTCAAGCCTCTCCTCAACAGGTATGTCCTTCTGTGTTAAGAGGAAAAGGGGTATATCCTTGGTAACAGGATTTTCCCTTAGCTGTCTTACCATATCAAATCCTGATATATCCGGCAGATCTATACCTATCAGTATCATTGCAGGTCTTACGGCAGAGGCAAGCTCAAGACCGCTCTTTCCTTCCCTGGCCTCATGAATCTGGAATCCACCTGAGAGAAAGAGCTCTGTAAGCTCAGCAACTGTGCTTGCATCACTCTCAATTATCAGTACACTTTTTGGAACTCTTTCCCTCTGCATTGATAAAGAAAGTTCCTCCAGCCTTGAAAGGAGAGCCTCCTTATCTAATGGTTTCAGGAGATAATCTGCAGCTCCAAGG encodes the following:
- a CDS encoding methylated-DNA--[protein]-cysteine S-methyltransferase; translated protein: MTNEGKVLFFDQIETSLGVFYILFDKDVFYGITTILSDEPVEKRFPCYFRGLISVIKRKKIPQRILSQFQEYFDGKRFYFELKTVLDLDDANIYFSPFEIKVWKAIRSIPFGETRTYGWLAREIGRPSSQRAVGQALKRNPLPIVIPCHRIVGSRDLCGYSLGLDLKRRLLMLERYHSDSVR